A genomic window from Ananas comosus cultivar F153 linkage group 22, ASM154086v1, whole genome shotgun sequence includes:
- the LOC109727619 gene encoding APO protein 3, mitochondrial-like: MLLRPLRRLQPLRHPLHPNPNPNPNPFVATSIAELKHSFSASSSSASFVDLPKPRRSWERKPLVTPITELKRRAREERRARREVREVALRPPENGLLVQTLVPVAHEVFAARKQLLCCAERVAESIPVHACRVCGEVHVGRIPHRIRSCDVAGSSPTKEHVWVKGGIEHVLPHVESFHLYDRLGRAVSHEERLQVDRIPAIVELCVQAGVDIPEYPTKRRKFPVYSIAGKMIDFERKFPRDYSSGKDIEPFGFWRRKKKEGDCDSEPFSSDDDAQDIAIKGMHAWENMRSGALKLMKKYPVQTCGFCPEVQVGPKGHRARICQSYKHQMRAGQHAWQEATIDDLVPPVYVWHVPEQQNNDPLVDELRSYYGKLPAAVELFAQAGAKVGEEYSRVMREDVAVPKLDEEKLAV; this comes from the exons ATGCTCTTGAGGCCGCTTCGTCGTCTCCAACCCCTCCGCCACCCCCtacaccctaaccctaaccctaaccctaatcccttTGTCGCAACCTCCATAGCTGAGCTCAAGCACTCGTTCTCCGCCTCCTCATCCTCCGCCTCGTTCGTCGACCTCCCGAAGCCCCGCCGGAGCTGGGAGCGGAAGCCGCTGGTGACCCCCATCACCGAGCTCAAGCGCCGGGCGCGGGAGGAGCGGAGGGCGCGGCGCGAGGTGCGCGAGGTTGCGCTCCGCCCCCCCGAGAACGGCCTCCTCGTCCAAACCCTAGTCCCCGTCGCCCACGAGGTGTTCGCCGCGAGGAAGCAGCTCCTCTGTTGCGCGGAGAGGGTCGCAGAATCCATCCCCGTCCACGCGTGTCG AGTCTGCGGAGAAGTTCATGTGGGAAGAATCCCTCATCGTATCCGTTCGTGCGATGTCGCCGGGAGTTCGCCAACGAAGGAGCATGTTTGGGTTAAGGGAGGGATTGAGCATGTTCTTCCGCATGTGGAGTCTTTTCATCTATATGATAGATTGGGTAGGGCGGTTTCGCATGAAGAGCGGCTCCAAGTTGACCGAATTCCAGCCATTGTTGAGCTTTGCGTGCAGGCGGGGGTGGATATTCCGGAATACCCAACGAAGAGGAGGAAGTTTCCAGTTTATAGTATTGCAGGAAAGATGATCGATTTCGAGCGGAAGTTTCCGCGGGATTATTCGAGCGGGAAGGATATCGAACCATTTGGGTTTTggcggaggaagaagaaagagggaGATTGTGATTCGGAGCCATTCTCATCTGATGATGATGCTCAAG ATATCGCCATCAAAGGTATGCATGCATGGGAAAACATGCGATCAGGTGCCCTAAAGCTTATGAAGAAATACCCTGTCCAGACATGTGGGTTCTGCCCCGAGGTCCAGGTGGGGCCCAAGGGACATCGGGCGAGAATATGCCAGTCCTACAAGCACCAGATGCGGGCAGGGCAGCACGCGTGGCAAGAAGCCACCATCGATGATTTGGTCCCGCCAGTTTACGTGTGGCATGTGCCCGAGCAACAAAATAATGACCCACTTGTGGATGAGCTTCGGTCTTATTATGGGAAGCTTCCTGCAGCAGTGGAGCTTTTTGCGCAGGCCGGTGCAAAAGTCGGAGAGGAATATAGTAGGGTGATGAGGGAGGATGTTGCTGTGCCTAAATTGGATGAAGAGAAATTGGCTGTGTAA
- the LOC109727369 gene encoding protein LAZ1 isoform X1, protein MRRHFSTLWVSHHMKLVGQLYMRFLSYSPPIWATVIAGVFMVMTLSLSLFLIFNHLSAYKNPEEQKFLIGVILMVPCYALESYVSLVNPSISVDIEILRDCYEAFAMYCFGRYLVACLGGEERTVEFLEREGGSSFDTRLLEHASEKGVIKHPFPMNYILKPWRLGEWFYLVIKFGIVQYMIIKTVTAILAVILEAFGVYREGEFKWNCGYPYMAVVLNFSQSWALYCLVQFYAAIKDELAHIKPLAKFLVFKSIVFLTWWQGVAIALFYNWGLLKSPIAQGLQFKSSIQDFIICIEMGVASIVHLYVFPAKPYELMGDRFPGSVAVLGDYASVDCPLDPDEVRDSERPTKLRLPQPDARTKGTAIRESVRDVVLGGGEYIVNDLKFTVTHAVEPMEKGFTRINEKLHKISQNIKKHEKDGKRTTKDDSCIGSSSLTRKVIRGIDDPLLNGTVGDSEGRGRKHRKRSGYASAESGGEGSEQSHGGYAIAGRRWFTKD, encoded by the exons atgaggagacattttagtactctgtgggtGTCTCACCATATGAAGTTAGTTGGGCAATTGTATATGAGGTTCTTGTCGTACTCCCCGCCCATATGGGCCACCGTAATCGCCGGTGTTTTCATGGTTATGACGCTCTCGCTGTCGTTGTTTCTTATATTCAATCACCTCTCGGCATACAAGAATCCTGAG GAGCAAAAGTTTCTGATTGGTGTTATTCTCATGGTGCCATGTTATGCTCTTGAGTCG TATGTGTCACTGGTGAATCCATCGATAAGTGTTGATATTGAGATATTGCGTGATTGCTATGAGGCCTTTGCAATGTACTGTTTTGGGCGATATCTAGTTGCTTGCTTAG GTGGGGAAGAGAGAACAGTTGAATTCTTGGAGAGGGAGGGTGGTTCAAGCTTTGATACTCGTCTGTTAGAACATGCTTCTGAGAAGGGCGTTATCAAGCATCCTTTTCCAATGAATTATATTCTAAAACCATGGAGGCTTGGCGAATGGTTTTATTTGGTTATTAAGTTCGGAATTGTTCAATAT ATGATAATAAAGACTGTTACTGCTATTTTAGCTGTGATTCTTGAAGCTTTTGGGGTGTACCGTGAAGGAGAATTCAAATGGAATTGTGG GTACCCTTACATGGCCGTGGTACTCAATTTTAGTCAGTCATGGGCACTGTACTGTCTAGTTCAGTTCTATGCTGCCATAAAGGATGAACTGGCACATATAAAGCCTCTCGCGAAGTTCCTTGTATTCAAATCGATCGTCTTTTTGACTTGGTGGCAAGGTGTGGcaattgcactattttataaCTGGGGCTTGTTGAAAAGCCCCATAGCTCAAGGGTTACAATTTAAGTCGAGTATTCAGGATTTCATCATCTGTATAGAG ATGGGTGTTGCTTCTATTGTTCACCTCTACGTGTTCCCAGCGAAGCCGTATGAGCTGATGGGCGACCGCTTTCCGGGGAGTGTTGCGGTTCTTGGAGACTATGCTTCTGTCGACTGCCCCTTGGACCCCGATGAGGTTAGGGACAGTGAACGGCCTACGAAGCTCAGACTCCCCCAGCCAGATGCTCGTACCAAGGGAACGGCCATACGGGAGAGTGTTCGTGATGTTGTTCTCGGCGGAGGAGAATAc ATCGTAAATGACTTGAAGTTCACCGTCACCCACGCGGTGGAGCCGATGGAGAAGGGGTTCACGCGGATCAACGAGAAGCTACACAAGATATCGCAAAACATTAAAAAACACGAGAAAGATGGGAAGCGAACAACCAAGGATGATAGCTGCATTGGTTCATCATCACTGACTAGGAAAGTCATTCGTGGAATAGACGACCCGCTCTTGAACGGAACCGTCGGAGATAGCGAGGGAAGGGGAAGAAAGCATCGAAAGAGATCGGGATACGCCAGCGCGGAGAGCGGGGGTGAAGGCAGCGAGCAGAGTCACGGTGGATATGCAATCGCGGGCCGACGGTGGTTTACCAAGGATTAA
- the LOC109727369 gene encoding protein LAZ1 isoform X2: MVPCYALESYVSLVNPSISVDIEILRDCYEAFAMYCFGRYLVACLGGEERTVEFLEREGGSSFDTRLLEHASEKGVIKHPFPMNYILKPWRLGEWFYLVIKFGIVQYMIIKTVTAILAVILEAFGVYREGEFKWNCGYPYMAVVLNFSQSWALYCLVQFYAAIKDELAHIKPLAKFLVFKSIVFLTWWQGVAIALFYNWGLLKSPIAQGLQFKSSIQDFIICIEMGVASIVHLYVFPAKPYELMGDRFPGSVAVLGDYASVDCPLDPDEVRDSERPTKLRLPQPDARTKGTAIRESVRDVVLGGGEYIVNDLKFTVTHAVEPMEKGFTRINEKLHKISQNIKKHEKDGKRTTKDDSCIGSSSLTRKVIRGIDDPLLNGTVGDSEGRGRKHRKRSGYASAESGGEGSEQSHGGYAIAGRRWFTKD, from the exons ATGGTGCCATGTTATGCTCTTGAGTCG TATGTGTCACTGGTGAATCCATCGATAAGTGTTGATATTGAGATATTGCGTGATTGCTATGAGGCCTTTGCAATGTACTGTTTTGGGCGATATCTAGTTGCTTGCTTAG GTGGGGAAGAGAGAACAGTTGAATTCTTGGAGAGGGAGGGTGGTTCAAGCTTTGATACTCGTCTGTTAGAACATGCTTCTGAGAAGGGCGTTATCAAGCATCCTTTTCCAATGAATTATATTCTAAAACCATGGAGGCTTGGCGAATGGTTTTATTTGGTTATTAAGTTCGGAATTGTTCAATAT ATGATAATAAAGACTGTTACTGCTATTTTAGCTGTGATTCTTGAAGCTTTTGGGGTGTACCGTGAAGGAGAATTCAAATGGAATTGTGG GTACCCTTACATGGCCGTGGTACTCAATTTTAGTCAGTCATGGGCACTGTACTGTCTAGTTCAGTTCTATGCTGCCATAAAGGATGAACTGGCACATATAAAGCCTCTCGCGAAGTTCCTTGTATTCAAATCGATCGTCTTTTTGACTTGGTGGCAAGGTGTGGcaattgcactattttataaCTGGGGCTTGTTGAAAAGCCCCATAGCTCAAGGGTTACAATTTAAGTCGAGTATTCAGGATTTCATCATCTGTATAGAG ATGGGTGTTGCTTCTATTGTTCACCTCTACGTGTTCCCAGCGAAGCCGTATGAGCTGATGGGCGACCGCTTTCCGGGGAGTGTTGCGGTTCTTGGAGACTATGCTTCTGTCGACTGCCCCTTGGACCCCGATGAGGTTAGGGACAGTGAACGGCCTACGAAGCTCAGACTCCCCCAGCCAGATGCTCGTACCAAGGGAACGGCCATACGGGAGAGTGTTCGTGATGTTGTTCTCGGCGGAGGAGAATAc ATCGTAAATGACTTGAAGTTCACCGTCACCCACGCGGTGGAGCCGATGGAGAAGGGGTTCACGCGGATCAACGAGAAGCTACACAAGATATCGCAAAACATTAAAAAACACGAGAAAGATGGGAAGCGAACAACCAAGGATGATAGCTGCATTGGTTCATCATCACTGACTAGGAAAGTCATTCGTGGAATAGACGACCCGCTCTTGAACGGAACCGTCGGAGATAGCGAGGGAAGGGGAAGAAAGCATCGAAAGAGATCGGGATACGCCAGCGCGGAGAGCGGGGGTGAAGGCAGCGAGCAGAGTCACGGTGGATATGCAATCGCGGGCCGACGGTGGTTTACCAAGGATTAA
- the LOC109727369 gene encoding protein LAZ1 isoform X3 — MRRHFSTLWVSHHMKLVGQLYMRFLSYSPPIWATVIAGVFMVMTLSLSLFLIFNHLSAYKNPEEQKFLIGVILMVPCYALESYVSLVNPSISVDIEILRDCYEAFAMYCFGRYLVACLGGEERTVEFLEREGGSSFDTRLLEHASEKGVIKHPFPMNYILKPWRLGEWFYLVIKFGIVQYMIIKTVTAILAVILEAFGVYREGEFKWNCGYPYMAVVLNFSQSWALYCLVQFYAAIKDELAHIKPLAKFLVFKSIVFLTWWQGVAIALFYNWGLLKSPIAQGLQFKSSIQDFIICIEHRWVLLLLFTSTCSQRSRMS, encoded by the exons atgaggagacattttagtactctgtgggtGTCTCACCATATGAAGTTAGTTGGGCAATTGTATATGAGGTTCTTGTCGTACTCCCCGCCCATATGGGCCACCGTAATCGCCGGTGTTTTCATGGTTATGACGCTCTCGCTGTCGTTGTTTCTTATATTCAATCACCTCTCGGCATACAAGAATCCTGAG GAGCAAAAGTTTCTGATTGGTGTTATTCTCATGGTGCCATGTTATGCTCTTGAGTCG TATGTGTCACTGGTGAATCCATCGATAAGTGTTGATATTGAGATATTGCGTGATTGCTATGAGGCCTTTGCAATGTACTGTTTTGGGCGATATCTAGTTGCTTGCTTAG GTGGGGAAGAGAGAACAGTTGAATTCTTGGAGAGGGAGGGTGGTTCAAGCTTTGATACTCGTCTGTTAGAACATGCTTCTGAGAAGGGCGTTATCAAGCATCCTTTTCCAATGAATTATATTCTAAAACCATGGAGGCTTGGCGAATGGTTTTATTTGGTTATTAAGTTCGGAATTGTTCAATAT ATGATAATAAAGACTGTTACTGCTATTTTAGCTGTGATTCTTGAAGCTTTTGGGGTGTACCGTGAAGGAGAATTCAAATGGAATTGTGG GTACCCTTACATGGCCGTGGTACTCAATTTTAGTCAGTCATGGGCACTGTACTGTCTAGTTCAGTTCTATGCTGCCATAAAGGATGAACTGGCACATATAAAGCCTCTCGCGAAGTTCCTTGTATTCAAATCGATCGTCTTTTTGACTTGGTGGCAAGGTGTGGcaattgcactattttataaCTGGGGCTTGTTGAAAAGCCCCATAGCTCAAGGGTTACAATTTAAGTCGAGTATTCAGGATTTCATCATCTGTATAGAG CACAGATGGGTGTTGCTTCTATTGTTCACCTCTACGTGTTCCCAGCGAAGCCGTATGAGCTGA
- the LOC109727414 gene encoding cyclin-B2-2-like produces the protein MDRSGANAVGAMSSMSSQGVPMEGVKFSTETGDTNRRALRDIKNLMGAPIYPCAVSKRGLSDKATVDCKNQGVILGHRPMTRKYAATLANKAKICHQEPTENNERQKRSATSAQISNAFNASNAAYDEDHQSGDEFPLPMMEEMVSTELKEIEMEDLEEDTAVPDIDSFDSKNPLAVVDYVEDIYNFYRKDENSGCVSPNYMANQFDINEKMRAILIDWLIEVHYKFELMDETLFLTVNIIDRFLARQNVVRKKLQLVGVTAMLLACKYEEVTVPVVEDLILISDRAYTRKEVLEMERLIVNTLQFKMSVPTPYVFMRRFLKAAQSDKKLELLSYFIVELCLVEYDMLKFRPSLLAAAAVYTAQCAIKGYKHWDRSCEMHTRYSEDQLLECSKIMVEFHKKAGQGRLTGVHRKYSTFKFGYTAKLDPALFLLGTNNI, from the exons ATGGATAGATCCGGCGCGAACGCTGTCGGCGCGATGAGTTCAATGAGCTCTCAAg GTGTTCCGATGGAGGGAGTGAAATTTTCGACGGAGACCGGGGACACGAATCGAAGGGCGTTGAGGGACATTAAGAATCTAATGGGAGCCCCCATCTATCCATGTGCAGTGAGCAAGAGGGGATTATCAGA TAAGGCTACTGTGGATTGTAAGAACCAAGGTGTAATCTTAGGACATCGCCCGatgacaag GAAATATGCTGCAACCCTTGCAAACAAAGCAAAAATTTGTCACCAG GAACCCACTGAGAATAATGAGAGGCAGAAGAGATCAGCAACATCAGCTCAAATTTCGAACGCTTTTAATGCTTCGAATGCCGCATATGATGAAGATCATCAATCAGGAGATGAGTTTCCGTTGCCAATGATGGAAGAAATG GTGAGCACTGAGCTAAAGGAGATTGAAATGGAAGATCTTGAGGAGGATACGGCGGTTCCGGACATCGACAGCTTCGATTCCAAGAACCCACTTGCAGTGGTTGATTATGTGGAGGACATTTATAACTTTTACAGAAAAGATGAG AACTCAGGCTGTGTAAGTCCTAATTACATGGCTAACCAGTTCGACATTAACGAAAAGATGCGCGCGATTCTCATCGACTGGCTCATAGAG GTGCACTATAAGTTTGAACTCATGGATGAGACACTGTTCCTCACAGTGAACATCATAGACCGATTCTTGGCGCGCCAAAACGTCGTGAGAAAGAAGCTTCAGCTAGTCGGAGTCACCGCCATGCTTCTCGCATGCAAGTACGAGGAAGTGACCGTGCCCGTTGTGGAGGATCTGATCTTAATATCTGACCGCGCATACACGCGAAAAGAAGTGCTTGAAATG GAGAGGTTGATTGTCAACACACTGCAGTTCAAGATGTCAGTGCCAACACCTTATGTCTTCATGAGAAGGTTCCTCAAAGCAGCTCAATCTGACAAAAag CTAGAGCTTCTCTCCTACTTCATCGTCGAGCTCTGCCTCGTCGAATACGACATGCTCAAGTTCCGGCCTTCGTTGTTAGCCGCTGCCGCAGTTTACACTGCTCAATGTGCAATTAAAGGGTACAAGCACTGGGATAGATCTTGTGAGATGCACACAAGATACTCAGAAGATCAGCTTCT AGAATGCTCCAAAATCATGGTGGAATTTCATAAAAAAGCAGGACAAGGGAGGCTCACTGGTGTACATAGAAAATACAGCACATTCAAGTTTGGGTATACTGCAAAATTAGACCCTGCACTCTTTTTACTGGGGACAAATAACATCTAA
- the LOC109727030 gene encoding U-box domain-containing protein 15, translated as MKLVVPFLEELQEIAAPIPDAAYIRLSALAKAFAAAKKLLRCCHDGSKIYLALESEAVVGRFRMVYDNLNQALDGMPYDELGVSDEVKEQVELMNVQLRRSKRRTDTQDMELAMDLMVILENREDRNADRAILERLAKKLELHTLADLRAETMAIKKLINERNGENSESSQKIIELLNKFKQIAGIEDSSALNDISLPKYLEKCPSLMIPNDFLCPISLEIMSDPVIVATGQTYERRSIQMWLDAGHRTCPKTRQTLSHLSLAPNYALKNLILQWCEKNKVELLKKDADPEHEPGEKKDDIPSLVRDLSSIHLDVQRRAVKKIRVLSKDNPENRVFIAQSGGIPALVGLLHYPDSKIKANTVTALLNLSIDEGNKQLITKEGAIPAIIEILKNGTVEAKENSAATLFSLSMLDENKVLIGNLNGIPPLVDLLRDGTIRGKKDAATALFNLVLNNKNKARAIEAGITLPLLNVLCDKNLGMIDEALSIFLLLASHPEGRCTLEKLPFIETLVGFVKDGTPKNKECALSVLLELCTHSNSFLLDALKFGIYEHVIEVSKSGTSRAQRKANSLLQLIRRCDHFS; from the exons ATGAAGCTCGTCGTCCCCTTCCTCGAGGAGCTCCAGGAGATCGCGGCCCCGATCCCCGACGCAGCCTACATCCGCCTCTCCGCCCTCGCCAAGGCCTTCGCCGCCGCGAAGAAGCTGCTGCGGTGTTGCCACGACGGGAGCAAGATATACCTA GCGCTGGAGAGTGAGGCGGTGGTGGGTAGATTTCGGATGGTGTATGACAATTTGAACCAGGCATTGGATGGGATGCCGTACGATGAGCTCGGTGTCTCGGACGAAGTGAAAGAACAA GTGGAGCTGATGAATGTGCAACTGAGGAGGTCTAAGAGGAGAACAGATACTCAGGACATGGAGCTTGCAATGGATCTGATGGTGATACTCGAGAACAGGGAGGACCGAAATGCAGATAGAGCAATACTTGAAAGGCTAGCGAAAAAACTAGAGCTGCACACACTAGCAGATTTAAGGGCCGAAACAATGGCAATCAAAAAGCTTATCAATGAAAGAAACGGTGAAAATTCTGAAAGTTCCCAAAAGATTATAGAGCTTCTGAATAAGTTCAAGCAAATTGCCGGTATTGAAGACAGCAGTGCTCTAAATGATATTTCATTGCCAAAATATCTTGAAAAGTGTCCGTCTTTGATGATCCCCAATGATTTCCTTTGTCCGATATCTCTAGAGATCATGAGCGATCCAGTTATCGTTGCAACAGGACAG ACATATGAAAGGCGAAGCATACAGATGTGGTTGGATGCCGGCCACCGGACCTGTCCAAAGACGAGGCAAACTTTATCGCACCTCTCGTTGGCACCAAACTATGCCCTAAAGAACTTAATTTTGCAGTGGTGTGAGAAGAATAAAGTCGAACTGCTGAAAAAAGATGCAGATCCTGAACACGAACCTGGGGAAAAGAAAGATGACATCCCGTCCTTGGTGCGAGATCTATCCTCTATTCATCTTGATGTGCAGCGAAGGGCTGTCAAGAAGATCCGAGTGCTATCCAAGGATAACCCCGAGAATAGAGTATTCATAGCCCAGAGCGGAGGCATTCCGGCTTTGGTCGGCCTCTTACACTATCCCGACTCCAAAATAAAAGCAAATACAGTGACTGCTCTGTTAAACTTGTCAATCGATGAGGGGAATAAGCAGCTCATTACAAAGGAAGGAGCAATCCCGGCTATAATTGAGATTCTGAAGAATGGGACTGTGGAGGCTAAAGAGAACTCTGCTGCAACTTTATTTAGCTTATCTATGCTTGATGAGAATAAGGTACTAATTGGAAACTTGAACGGCATTCCTCCTTTAGTAGATCTCTTAAGAGACGGCACTATTAGAGGGAAAAAAGATGCTGCTACCGCTCTCTTCAATTTGGTTTTGAATAACAAAAACAAAGCAAGAGCTATCGAAGCAGGCATCACTCTACCTTTACTTAATGTGCTGTGCGACAAGAATCTGGGTATGATTGACGAAGCCCTATCGATTTTCCTCTTATTAGCATCACATCCCGAGGGCCGTTGTACTTTAGAGAAGTTACCATTTATAGAAACTCTTGTGGGGTTTGTAAAGGATGGAACTCCTAAAAACAAAGAATGTGCATTATCTGTTCTCCTCGAATTGTGTACACACAGTAATTCTTTCTTATTAGATGCACTAAAATTTGGCATCTATGAGCATGTAATTGAGGTATCGAAGAGCGGAACGAGTCGAGCTCAAAGGAAAGCGAATTCCCTGCTGCAGCTTATTCGTCGTTGTGATCACTTTTCATGA
- the LOC109727659 gene encoding uncharacterized protein LOC109727659: protein MAAGEKQHATLLKKGALQDLLNESKNTITSQENSPLTKDNKELNSDSEKIPGTKRHQPENSTPHTLVYVRRKVENEHGKKNTRSNVESVESLGLSKVEEGGIKEQNVQKNQSGEHKSPSCPNHPLGKPTKVDEDGVKEQNVRKNPSDEPTLPSCPDHPLEKPNTGLAASEPNKSTSTTGNPPLADSQRPSNQDWEERFSRLQKFLKSRDQSSQEDYIRMLRSLSAVGRSRHAVELEKRAIHLLLEEGKELHRMEVLNVLGKVSPKDYSPVFTQNASALQSYSRSEKKRTSHYPSQ, encoded by the exons ATGGCTGCGGGAGAGAAGCAACATGCAACCTTGTTGAAGAAAGGGGCTCTGCAGGATTTGCTAAATGAATCTAAAAATACTATAACATCACAGGAAAATTCTCCGCTCACGAAGGACAACAAAGAACTCAACTCAGATTCAGAGAAAATACCTGGAACCAAGAGGCACCAACCTGAAAACAGTACTCCACACACACTTGTATACGTACGTAGGAAAGTTGAAAACGAGCATGGCAAGAAAAACACCCGTTCCAATGTGGAAAGTGTAGAATCTCTTGGACTAAGTAAAGTTGAGGAAGGTGGAATAAAGGAACAAAATGTACAAAAGAATCAGAGCGGCGAGCATAAATCGCCTTCTTGCCCTAACCATCCTCTTGGAAAGCCAACTAAAGTTGACGAGGATGGagtaaaagaacaaaatgtACGGAAGAATCCAAGCGATGAGCCTACATTGCCTTCTTGCCCTGACCATCCTCTTGAAAAGCCAAACACTGGATTAGCGGCATCTGAGCCAAACAAATCAACAAGTACTACAGGAAATCCTCCTCTGGCTGACTCACAGAGACCGAGTAATCAAGATTGGGAGGAAAGGTTTAGTAGGTTACAGAAGTTCTTGAAAAGTCGCGACCAGTCAAGCCAGGAGGATTATATCAGAA TGCTCCGTTCTTTATCGGCGGTCGGTCGAAGTAGGCATGCTGTTGAATTGGAGAAAAGAGCCATACATCTCTTACTGGAAGAAG GAAAGGAGTTGCACCGGATGGAAGTATTGAATGTTCTGGGAAAGGTTTCACCGAAGGACTATTCACCGGTATTTACGCAGAACGCTTCTGCTTTACAATCGTATTCCCGCAGTGAGAAGAAACGAACCTCTCATTATCCATCTCAATGA
- the LOC109727126 gene encoding zinc finger protein ZAT3-like: MSAPHPPLLPHHPSTFSAVGGDGDGGDDPAKNRPRKSSHEADAAAAVGNEDDENEEGEEAAPPKQQQQQQQQQRRRRRIPEGPLQCPVCGRTFKSAKALHGHMRCHPERNWRGVTPPTTATTVRLGEKEAAADSLMLLSAQPQDQAEEEGGRFRCASCGARFGTRQALGGHRASHRSKIGCYMKGKEGVSSGVSVTEKRDDNNNNNNSKVVGVVGERRRRRGYKKRGSGTGIDQGPSSSSTTAAADERVEEGPRRRQWVVDLNLPPPPEDDNKDEQSPPPP, translated from the coding sequence ATGAGCGCGCCCCACCCTCCACTCCTCCCCCACCACCCCTCCACATTCTCCGCGGTgggcggcgacggcgatggcGGAGACGATCCCGCGAAAAACCGGCCCAGGAAATCGAGCCACGAAGCGGACGCCGCGGCGGCAGTAGGAAACGAGGACGATGAGAATGAGGAGGGTGAGGAAGCAGCGCCGccgaagcagcagcagcagcagcagcagcagcagcggaggaggcggcgaatCCCCGAGGGGCCGCTCCAGTGCCCCGTCTGCGGCCGCACGTTCAAGTCGGCGAAGGCGCTCCACGGCCACATGCGCTGCCACCCGGAGCGCAACTGGCGCGGCGTCACCCCCCCGACGACGGCAACTACGGTGAGATTGGGCGAGAAGGAAGCGGCCGCCGACTCCCTCATGCTTTTGTCGGCGCAGCCCCAGGACCaggcggaggaggaagggggCCGGTTCCGGTGCGCGTCGTGCGGGGCGAGGTTCGGGACGCGGCAGGCGCTCGGAGGCCACCGCGCGAGCCACCGGAGCAAGATCGGGTGCTATATGAAGGGGAAGGAGGGCGTCAGCAGTGGTGTGAGCGTTACAGAGAAAagagatgataataataataataataatagtaaggTGGTGGGGGTagtgggggagaggaggaggaggaggggttaCAAGAAGAGAGGCAGTGGCACTGGCATTGACCAGGgaccgtcgtcgtcgtcgacgacgGCAGCGGCCGACGAAAGAGTCGAGGAGgggccgaggaggcggcagtGGGTGGTGGATTTGaacctgccgccgccgccggaggatGATAATAAGGATGAGCAatctcctccaccaccttgA